AGGCCACCCGGGCCGCCTGGTCCGGACGGTCGCTGTGCCGCTACGCCGCCGATCTGGAGGTTCCGGCCGTGGTCGCCGCGGAGGTGGCGCTGCTGAAGACGGTGGCGCTGCGATATGTGATGTCCGATCCCGAACATCATCAGCGGCAGGCCGAACAGCGTGAGCGCGTCCATGTGGTCGCCGATCGGCTGCTCGCCCGGGCGCCGCACGGCCTGGACCCGATTCTGCTGCCGTGGTGGGAGGCGGCCGCCGACGACGCCGAGCGCGTGCGGGTGATCGTGGACCAGATCGCGTCCTATACCGAGAGCCGGCTCGAGCGCATCGCCGCCCGCTGAGGCCGGTCGTCGGGGTGGGCCGATCGGTGCGCGGCTAGACTCGGATGCCGTGGCAGGTCGACTTCCGGATCGCGATATCGCGGCAATACGTGAACGCGTACGCATCGAGGATGTCGTCGGTGAATATGTATCGCTCAAACGTGCCGGGGCCGATTCGCTGAAGGGGCTGTGCCCGTTCCACGACGAGAAGTCGCCGTCGTTCCACGTGCGGCCCAATCACAGCCATTTCCACTGCTTCGGCTGCGGTGAGAGCGGTGACGTCTTCGCCTTCCTGCAGAAGATCGAACATGTCGGCTTCGTCGAGGCGGTCGAGCAGCTGGCCGACCGGATCGGCTACAAGATCAACTACGAGGGTGGCGGCACCTCGGTGCAGCGCGACCGCGGGACCCGCGCCCGGCTGGTCGCCGCCAATGCCGCCGCGCACGAGTTCTACCAGGCGCAGCTGCGCGATCCGGCCGCCGAGACCGCGCGCAAGTACCTCACCGACCGCAATTTCGACGGCAACGCCGCCAAGCAGTTCGGCTGCGGCTACGCCCCGGCGGGCTGGGACACCCTGACGAAATACCTGATGCGCAAGGGTTTCGACATCAAGGAACTGGAGGCGGCGGGGCTGTCCAAGCCCGGCCGGCACGGTCCGATGGATCGCTTCCACCGCCGGCTGCTGTGGCCGATCCGGAATCTGAGCGGTGATGTCATCGGCTTCGGGGCGCGCCGGCTGTTCGACGACGATCAGATGACGGCGAAATACATCAACACACCGGAAACGGTGCTGTACAAGAAGTCTCAGGTGCTGTTCGGGCTCGATCTCGCCAAGCGCGAGATCGCCAAGAGCCACCAGGCGGTGGTCGTGGAGGGCTACACCGATGTGATGGCGATGCATCTGTCGGGTGTCACGACCGCCGTCGCCGCCTGTGGCACCGCCTTCGGCGACGAACATCTGTCGATGCTGCGCCGGCTGCTGATGGACGACAATTTCTGGCGCGGTGAGATCATCTACACCTTCGACGGTGACGCCGCGGGCCAGGCCGCGGCGTTGAAGGCGTTCTCCGGCGATCAGAAACTGGCTGGTCAGACCTATATCGCCGTCGCACCCGACGGGCAGGATCCGTGCGAATTGCGGCAGCGTTCCGGCGACGGAGCGGTCCGCGACCTGGTCGCGCGCCGAGTCCCGCTGTACGAGTTCGTCATTCGCGGTCTCCTCGCCGACCACAACCTCGACACCCCCGAGGGCCAGGTGGAGGCGCTGCGGCGCGCGGTCCCGGTGGTGGCGCAGATCAAGGACAACGCGCTGCGCAAGGCGTATGCGACGAAGCTGGCCGGGTGGGTCGGCTGGGACGATATCCAGCTCGTGGTGCGCCGGGTCGGTGACCAGGCCCGCCGCGGCAAGGGCGGACAGGGCGTTCCGGCGCGCGAGGCCGCCGAGACCAAGATGTCCGAGTCGGCCGCGTCCCGCCCCAATCCGGGTGATCCGGTGCTGCTGCCGCAACGTCAGGTGCTGGCCGCCGCCCTGCAGTATCCGGCGACGGCAGGCCCGCTGTTCGACAGCCTCGAATCGGAAGCCTTCACACATCCCGCGTACGCGGCCGTGCGTGGCGCGCTGGCCGCCGCCGGTGGAACCGCGGCGGGATTGGGTGGCGCCGAATGGGTTTCGCGGGTCGCCGACAACACGGACGATCTGATGCTGCGCGCCCTGGTCTCGGAACTGGCCGCCGAACCGCTGCCGGTGAAGTCGATGGACGGCATTCCCCGGTTCATCTCCGGTGTCCTGGCCCGGGTCCAGGAGGCGTGGGTCGGGCGCCAGGTCGCGGAGTTGAAGTCCAAACTGCAGCGGGTGTCCTCGACCGAACAGCCCGACGCCTATATGGCACTGTTCGGCGATCTGGTCGCCCTCGAGCAATACCGCAAGAGCCTGCTGACTCAGGCCATGGGCAACTCGGATGATTTCTCCCCCGTCCAGTAGTTCCACCTGGAATGAGATCGACGTCTTTCGAACGAGCGGGTACCCGACTCACGGCCGAGATCCGGGACGGTGACGGTCCGCCGCTGGTGATCGTGCCCGGAGTGATGTCCGATGCCGCGACCTGGCGGCCGGTGGCCGACTCGATCGCCCTGAGCGCCCCGGTGGTGACGATCAATCGGCGCGGCCGCGCACCGAGCGGACCGCTGGGCGATGACTACACCGTCCGCACCGAGATCGATGATCTCCATCACGTCCTCGACGCGCTCGGCCCCGGCACGGCGCTGTTCGGCTGGAGCTACGGGGGACTGATCGCCCTGGAGGCGGCGTGCGAGCGGACCGATCTGAGCTCCCTGACGCTCTACGAACCGGTGTCGGCGCCGTTCGCCCCCGAGGCGATTCCGGCGTTGCGGGCCGCGGTCGACCGGGGTGATCTGGATGCCGCGGTGCGACTGGTGAACACCGACGTGTCGGGTTTCTCCGTGGAATATGTTGCGGCGCTTCGCCGGTCGCCCGTGTGGGACGTGCTGCGCCCGCTGGCGGCGTCGCTGGCGCGCGAACTGGCCGCGATCAACGAGTATCGAGTGACATCGCGCCGATATCGAGAATTGGACCTACCGGTGACCCTGTTGCTCGGCGAGCTGAACCGGGGTGGCGCACCGTACGGCACGGCCTTCGATCGGATCGCCGCGGCGCTGCCGCGGGCGCGGGTGGAACTGCTGCGCGATCAGGGCCACCTCGCCCATGCCCAAGCGCCCGAACAGCTGGGGAGGCGTATCACGGAGGTGGTATCCGCCACCCGGTGAGCGGAGGTCCGGGATTCGCCTCACCGGGCCGAGTGCCCGGCCCGGTGACGCTGCCGAGGATCAGCGGCGAAGCTGGTCCTGTGGCACCAGGACCGTAGTGCGTTCGTCGAGCGGTTCCATGGGTTCGAGCTTGGGCTGGGTATTGAGGCGGTCCGACAGTCTCTGGCGGCTGGCCTGCACCAGCTTGCGGGTGACCGGGCTCGCGGCGACAGCGCGGGTGGTCTTGCTGATCTGCTCGTAGC
The genomic region above belongs to Nocardia spumae and contains:
- a CDS encoding alpha/beta fold hydrolase, with amino-acid sequence MRSTSFERAGTRLTAEIRDGDGPPLVIVPGVMSDAATWRPVADSIALSAPVVTINRRGRAPSGPLGDDYTVRTEIDDLHHVLDALGPGTALFGWSYGGLIALEAACERTDLSSLTLYEPVSAPFAPEAIPALRAAVDRGDLDAAVRLVNTDVSGFSVEYVAALRRSPVWDVLRPLAASLARELAAINEYRVTSRRYRELDLPVTLLLGELNRGGAPYGTAFDRIAAALPRARVELLRDQGHLAHAQAPEQLGRRITEVVSATR
- the dnaG gene encoding DNA primase, which gives rise to MAGRLPDRDIAAIRERVRIEDVVGEYVSLKRAGADSLKGLCPFHDEKSPSFHVRPNHSHFHCFGCGESGDVFAFLQKIEHVGFVEAVEQLADRIGYKINYEGGGTSVQRDRGTRARLVAANAAAHEFYQAQLRDPAAETARKYLTDRNFDGNAAKQFGCGYAPAGWDTLTKYLMRKGFDIKELEAAGLSKPGRHGPMDRFHRRLLWPIRNLSGDVIGFGARRLFDDDQMTAKYINTPETVLYKKSQVLFGLDLAKREIAKSHQAVVVEGYTDVMAMHLSGVTTAVAACGTAFGDEHLSMLRRLLMDDNFWRGEIIYTFDGDAAGQAAALKAFSGDQKLAGQTYIAVAPDGQDPCELRQRSGDGAVRDLVARRVPLYEFVIRGLLADHNLDTPEGQVEALRRAVPVVAQIKDNALRKAYATKLAGWVGWDDIQLVVRRVGDQARRGKGGQGVPAREAAETKMSESAASRPNPGDPVLLPQRQVLAAALQYPATAGPLFDSLESEAFTHPAYAAVRGALAAAGGTAAGLGGAEWVSRVADNTDDLMLRALVSELAAEPLPVKSMDGIPRFISGVLARVQEAWVGRQVAELKSKLQRVSSTEQPDAYMALFGDLVALEQYRKSLLTQAMGNSDDFSPVQ